One genomic window of Magnolia sinica isolate HGM2019 chromosome 3, MsV1, whole genome shotgun sequence includes the following:
- the LOC131239942 gene encoding alpha-mannosidase-like isoform X2: MKIYWKDFLNCQGTGNVLTAKARASSGHMSVTDTSQNETLEVGPENLKMSFSSTSGQLKRMKNYRIGVSCIFFPDYKLLG; encoded by the exons ATATATTGGAAGGACTTCTTAAATTGCCAGGGAACAGGGAATGTGCTGACTGCAAAAGCAA GAGCAAGTAGTGGGCACATGTCAGTGACAGATACTTCACAAAATGAGACATTGGAGGTTGGACCTGAGAATTTGAAGATGTCCTTTTCATCAACATCTGGACAACTGAAACGTATGAAGAATTATAGAATAGGGGTGAGTTGTATTTTCTTTCCTGATTACAAGCTCCTGGGTTAA